The Halorubrum salinarum genome segment GCGGATCCGACAAACGGCGGGATTGCCCAGGAGATCGAGACGCGATTCGAGGAGGCCGAGCGTCGTCGCCAGCTGCTCGAGGACAGAGTCGATGCGATTATCGACGAACTGCACGACGCTGAGGATCTCGACTTCGAGCGCGACGATGTGTAAAATGCTTTAATTTACAACATTATGCCTCCTGAATAGGTACACTGGCATCACAATTAGGTTTAACAACGGAATAACAGATCCAATTCCCCATAGAATCGCACTCGGATCCCAATTAGTATAATATTCTAAATGTTGTGAGTCGAAGTAAATAGCGATTGGGGGTAGCACCCAAGCTACAAGCCCCATTAAGCCTACGAGAAAATCCAACTGAGCTGGGGCATTACCCGCGAGAATAAGCGCACCGAGCCAAAGAGCTAACCCAAGTCCCACCGCGTAATGCCACGAGTCAGATGTAGTAGGCTCAGTCGATACATCTGTGGGGTTTACTTCAGGGTTATTTGATGCCGAGGAAGGAGACATCCCTTGTGACGGAGGATCAGTCGGTTGGCTGATAGTATTATTTGACGTTCCAGATCTGCTCCCACCACTTTCAGTTCCTCTAGAAGTGGAGTTGGGCTCAGAAATAGCTACACCGCACTCAGGACAGAATTTTGAATTTTGTTTGATGAGCTCTCCGCACTCACGGCAGTACTTTTTATCGTCTGGTTTTTCCGTCATTTTGATCGCTATTGGCCATTACATGTTAATTGTAAATAAAATCTAGTATACATTGTCTTAGCAACATATAATCGAGGACAAACGGCCCGATGACGCTCGGGGTGGGATCCGAGTAGAGGGTGCCTGTCAGTCTC includes the following:
- a CDS encoding zinc ribbon domain-containing protein, which produces MTEKPDDKKYCRECGELIKQNSKFCPECGVAISEPNSTSRGTESGGSRSGTSNNTISQPTDPPSQGMSPSSASNNPEVNPTDVSTEPTTSDSWHYAVGLGLALWLGALILAGNAPAQLDFLVGLMGLVAWVLPPIAIYFDSQHLEYYTNWDPSAILWGIGSVIPLLNLIVMPVYLFRRHNVVN